The sequence ACGCTGATCATCGAGTACCTGCCGAAGGTCTTCGGAGCCGTCCTCATTGCCCTGGGCGGCCTCTGGCTGGGAACTTGGCTGTCACAGAAGGTCGAGATGCCCATGAAGGAGGCCGACGTCCCACTAACGGCAGAGACGACCGCGACTCTGGTCAGGTGGCTGGTGATCTTCATAGCTATCGTGATGGCGCTCGGGCTGGTCGGAATCGACACGACCCTTCTGATATGGACATTCATCATTCTCATTGGGGCTCTTGGCCTGGGTCTGGCGATTTCCTTTGGAATCGGCGGCAGGGATGTTGCGGCGAACGTCAGCGCCTACTCTTCCGTCTCGAAGACGCTCAGCATTGGCGACGAGATAACGGCGGGAGAGTACAGCGGGACCGTGCTCCTGGTGGGCAGGTACGCCACCGTCCTGAAGACGGCTTCGGGCGATCAGATCACTCTGCCGAACGCGATGCTCGTAAACATCGTGATTACGAAGAAGCCGAAGTAATCGCTCCGGACATCTGGGACAAGTCTATCCACCCAGCGTTGCCCTTCGCATTGACCGCACGGCCTCCTAGCCCAGGCCGAGGATAGGTGACCAGCGGATGCGTGAACGGAGGACGTGAGATATTGGCAGCTCGAGGCAGAACTGCAAGGGTCACTCCCCAGAATCTGAGAGAGAAGTCAGACGAATGGTTGACGAGGATCGAGAAGTTCAATGTCCACAGGTCCCCTGTAGGAGTGGAGCGCTCCGCGCTCCTCGTCATAGACATGCAGAAGTTCTTCCTGGGCTCGAGGGTCGCATCGCTCTTGGACTCTGGAACCGCGATTCTCCCAAACGTGAAGAGGCTCATAGACCACTACCACGAGAAAGGGAGACCGGTAATCTACACGCGCCACGTTCACAGCCCGGACGGTTCCGATCTGGGCATACTGGGAGTGTGGTGGGACGAGCACTGTCTGGAGGGGACGGAGGAAGCGGAGATACACGACTCGATCGCTCCCGGGCCCGAGGACTCGGTGATTCTCAAGCATCGATACAGTGCGTTCTATGGCACGGATCTGGATGAGGTCCTGGCGGAACGTCAAGTTGAGGAGGTCGTCATCAGCGGCGTGATGACCA comes from Candidatus Thermoplasmatota archaeon and encodes:
- a CDS encoding mechanosensitive ion channel, whose product is MADIFAEIIEWTWNGMKWLWEFVVVFLLLAIAFRILGFVVSKVVKWLVVKMLYKLRFDDFFRDTGLVETVRSIGFRGLPDILGLLIFWFVFLFFVAMTLEYLDMPNIAAFVTLIIEYLPKVFGAVLIALGGLWLGTWLSQKVEMPMKEADVPLTAETTATLVRWLVIFIAIVMALGLVGIDTTLLIWTFIILIGALGLGLAISFGIGGRDVAANVSAYSSVSKTLSIGDEITAGEYSGTVLLVGRYATVLKTASGDQITLPNAMLVNIVITKKPK
- a CDS encoding cysteine hydrolase, with amino-acid sequence MAARGRTARVTPQNLREKSDEWLTRIEKFNVHRSPVGVERSALLVIDMQKFFLGSRVASLLDSGTAILPNVKRLIDHYHEKGRPVIYTRHVHSPDGSDLGILGVWWDEHCLEGTEEAEIHDSIAPGPEDSVILKHRYSAFYGTDLDEVLAERQVEEVVISGVMT